A single region of the Biomphalaria glabrata chromosome 15, xgBioGlab47.1, whole genome shotgun sequence genome encodes:
- the LOC106072721 gene encoding feeding circuit activating peptides-like: MRTELFLLVILPYSLMSAEVPDGDIKKKSQSQVFQYETRPGDPQGSEMNKRSIDSIGSGFIKRPLDSIGSSFIKKGIDSIGSAFIKRPIDSIGSSFVKKNIDSIGSAFIKRPLDSIGSSFIKRRFHHYAFNKRPLDSIGSSFIKRGIDSIGSGFIKRPLDSIGSSFIKRGIDSIGSGFIKRPLDSIGSSFIKRGIDSIGSGFIKRPLDSIGSSFIKRGIDSIGSGFIKRPLDSIGSSFIKRGIDSIGSGFIKRPLDSIGSSFIKRGIDSIGSGFIKRPIDSIGSSFIKRGIDSIGSGFIKRPLDSIGSSFIKRGIDSIGSGFIKRPIDSIGSSFIKKSIDSIGSGFIKRPIDSIGSSFIKKSIDSIGSGFIKRPLDSIGSSFIKRDYDEEMEDDKRALDSIGSSFIKRPDDDVEEDFENGQLVRGKRSPTDVVVNEPSDNSYDAMAAGLHRNDMVHAQLPLWFAEMEIPEYLLEEAQHNQQLRR; encoded by the coding sequence CGCTGAGGTTCCAGATGGAGACATCAAGAAGAAATCTCAATCCCAAGTTTTCCAGTACGAGACAAGACCTGGCGACCCACAAGGGAGCGAGATGAACAAACGAAGCATCGATTCCATCGGAAGCGGTTTTATCAAACGTCCACTTGATTCAATTGGGAGCAGTTTCATTAAGAAAGGAATCGATTCCATTGGCAGTGCTTTCATCAAAAGACCAATTGACTCTATAGGAAGTagttttgttaagaaaaatattGATTCCATTGGTAGTGCGTTTATTAAAAGACCTTTAGATTCCATTGGTAGCAGCTTTATTAAAAGACGATTTCATCATTACGCATTCAACAAAAGACCACTCGATTCTATAGGAAGCAGTTTTATCAAAAGGGGTATCGATTCCATAGGAAGCGGCTTCATCAAAAGGCCACTTGATTCGATCGGAAGTAGTTTTATAAAGAGAGGTATCGATTCTATTGGAAGTGGATTTATCAAAAGGCCACTAGATTCGATCGGAAGCAGTTTTATCAAAAGAGGTATCGATTCTATTGGAAGTGGATTTATCAAAAGGCCACTAGATTCGATTGGAAGCAGTTTTATCAAAAGAGGTATCGATTCTATTGGAAGCGGCTTTATTAAAAGGCCACTTGATTCAATCGGAAGTAGTTTTATTAAAAGGGGCATAGATTCTATTGGAAGTGGATTTATCAAAAGGCCTCTGGATTCTATAGGAAGCAGCTTTATCAAAAGGGGTATTGATTCCATTGGCAGTGGTTTTATTAAACGGCCAATTGATTCGATTGGTAGCAGTTTTATAAAAAGAGGTATCGATTCTATTGGAAGTggatttattaaaagaccaTTAGATTCAATTGGAAGTAGTTTCATCAAAAGAGGAATCGATTCCATAGGTAgtgggtttattaaaagaccaATTGATTCAATTGGTAGTAGCTTTATTAAAAAGAGTATCGACTCAATCGGAAGTGGTTTTATTAAAAGGCCGATTGATTCTATTGGCAGCAGCTTCATCAAGAAAAGTATCGATTCTATTGGTAGTGGGTTCATTAAGAGGCCACTCGATTCTATAGGATCTAGCTTCATCAAAAGAGACTACGATGAAGAAATGGAGGATGACAAGAGGGCGCTGGACTCCATCGGTAGCAGTTTCATTAAACGCCCCGATGATGACGTTGAAGAAGATTTTGAGAACGGTCAGCTAGTGAGGGGTAAACGAAGCCCCACCGATGTTGTCGTGAATGAACCATCTGACAATTCGTACGACGCCATGGCGGCGGGCCTTCATCGTAATGACATGGTACATGCACAGCTCCCTCTTTGGTTTGCTGAAATGGAGATCCCAGAATACCTGTTGGAAGAAGCCCAACATAATCAACAGTTACGGCGGTAA